In the genome of Coraliomargarita algicola, one region contains:
- a CDS encoding glycosyltransferase: MVTSIQSIVLVTPVWNDSARLEVFGHELAQTFAAAAMPIRWIIADDGSKASERMRYSKLLRRFQAIYPNIELMHFSPRSCKGGAVYGAWNQCPNSDYLAFVDGDGAVCPDAVIRLLRRVVEAGGSSGVIGVRAHGGRLAVRRTLLRALSYYLFRFLVRKIVKLDSSDTQCGAKAFPARQYREISDRLFEQGFVFDVELLLAFQQAGVDIQEMDIPWQEIAGSRVNLMRDSRQMLAGLFRIRRRSKSGVYDHV; this comes from the coding sequence ATGGTGACTTCAATACAAAGTATCGTCCTGGTGACGCCAGTGTGGAACGATTCAGCGCGACTTGAAGTCTTTGGACATGAGTTGGCCCAGACTTTCGCAGCTGCAGCGATGCCGATACGTTGGATTATAGCTGATGATGGTTCGAAGGCATCCGAGCGTATGCGCTACTCGAAGTTGCTGCGCCGTTTTCAAGCGATTTATCCGAACATCGAGCTTATGCATTTTTCGCCTAGGTCTTGTAAGGGGGGCGCGGTTTACGGCGCTTGGAATCAATGTCCAAATTCGGACTATTTGGCTTTTGTCGATGGAGATGGTGCGGTTTGCCCCGATGCCGTTATTCGCTTGTTACGTCGCGTTGTCGAAGCGGGGGGGAGCTCTGGTGTCATCGGGGTGCGTGCGCATGGTGGCCGTTTGGCTGTTCGTCGAACTCTATTGCGGGCACTTTCGTATTATTTATTTCGATTTTTAGTGCGTAAAATCGTCAAGCTAGACAGTTCGGATACACAGTGTGGTGCGAAGGCATTCCCAGCGCGGCAATATCGTGAAATTTCGGATCGGCTCTTTGAACAGGGTTTTGTCTTTGATGTTGAGTTGCTGCTGGCTTTTCAGCAGGCAGGCGTGGACATTCAGGAAATGGATATTCCATGGCAAGAGATCGCCGGGAGTCGGGTGAATCTGATGCGTGATTCGCGGCAAATGTTGGCGGGGCTATTCCGGATTCGTCGACGTTCCAAATCCGGTGTTTACGATCATGTGTGA
- a CDS encoding Gfo/Idh/MocA family oxidoreductase, with protein sequence MAPATKRKYGVALVGLGRYATGQLMPALQHTQNCQLVALVTGTKSKAALYGGRYQIPDTHIYNYDNFDRIVENEDVDIVYIVLPNSMHAEYSIRAANAGKHVICEKPMALSVAESQAMIAAGEANQVTLNIGYRLHFHQAHRVAIQVGREQPEGAVKYMQAELAFKVTDPSEWRLNKALAGGGALYDLGIYCIQAARYSTGQSPVSVIAREYKTDAELFSQVDETVNFQLEFADGAVMSATTSYNFKADRHFVAYANNQSTLEIRDAFNYSGQQLFMNGRRVALSRVVMQSLQMDAVCRSLESGADTGISGAEGLKDMCILDAIYRSIAADGRRVVIDYS encoded by the coding sequence ATGGCTCCCGCGACGAAGCGAAAGTATGGTGTCGCACTGGTTGGTTTGGGGCGCTATGCGACTGGTCAGTTGATGCCTGCGTTGCAACACACGCAAAACTGTCAGCTGGTGGCATTGGTTACTGGGACGAAGTCGAAAGCTGCGTTATATGGCGGGAGGTATCAGATTCCGGATACGCACATTTATAACTATGATAACTTCGACCGAATCGTGGAGAATGAAGATGTTGATATCGTTTACATCGTGCTTCCGAATTCAATGCATGCCGAATATTCCATACGCGCGGCCAATGCGGGCAAGCATGTGATTTGTGAAAAGCCAATGGCCCTCAGCGTGGCGGAGAGTCAGGCAATGATCGCAGCCGGCGAGGCGAATCAGGTGACGCTGAATATCGGTTATCGTTTGCATTTTCATCAGGCGCACCGGGTGGCGATCCAAGTGGGGCGCGAGCAACCCGAGGGCGCAGTTAAATACATGCAAGCCGAGTTGGCCTTTAAGGTGACGGATCCATCTGAATGGCGATTAAATAAGGCGCTCGCCGGGGGCGGGGCTCTTTATGATTTAGGCATTTACTGCATTCAAGCTGCGCGCTACAGCACCGGACAGTCACCTGTCTCGGTGATTGCTCGAGAGTATAAGACAGATGCTGAATTGTTTTCCCAGGTTGATGAGACTGTAAACTTTCAGTTGGAGTTTGCGGACGGCGCGGTGATGAGTGCCACGACTTCTTATAATTTTAAGGCAGATCGTCACTTCGTTGCTTATGCGAACAATCAATCCACCTTGGAGATTCGTGATGCCTTTAATTATAGTGGGCAGCAGTTGTTCATGAATGGTCGCCGCGTCGCATTGTCGCGTGTGGTCATGCAGAGCTTACAAATGGATGCGGTCTGTCGCAGTTTGGAAAGTGGTGCAGATACCGGCATCTCTGGTGCCGAAGGGCTCAAAGATATGTGTATCTTGGATGCGATTTATCGCTCTATTGCAGCAGATGGTCGCCGTGTCGTGATTGATTACAGCTAG